In the genome of Streptomyces sp. NBC_00190, one region contains:
- a CDS encoding TlyA family RNA methyltransferase, with product MAGVARRRLDAELVRRSMARSREHAAQLIAAGRVTVGGTTATKAATQVETSAALVVLKDDSDPDYVSRGGHKLAGALAAFRPQGLVVEGRRALDAGASTGGFTDVLLRAGVAHVVAVDVGYGQLAWSLQSDDRVTVKDRTNVRELTVEQIDGIAADLVVGDLSFISIGLVLPALVRCTAPDADLVLMVKPQFEVGKDRLGSGGVVRSPELRAEAVREVAAQAAKLGLGVLGVTASPLPGPSGNVEYFLWLRAGAPALDPADVDRAVAEGPQ from the coding sequence GTGGCAGGAGTGGCACGCCGCCGCCTGGACGCCGAACTGGTACGCCGCAGCATGGCCCGCTCGCGCGAGCACGCCGCGCAGCTGATCGCCGCGGGCCGGGTGACCGTGGGCGGCACCACCGCGACCAAGGCCGCCACCCAGGTGGAGACCAGTGCGGCGCTGGTGGTCCTCAAGGACGACAGTGATCCCGACTACGTCTCGCGGGGCGGCCACAAGCTGGCCGGGGCGCTCGCCGCGTTCCGGCCGCAGGGGCTGGTCGTCGAGGGCCGTCGGGCGCTGGACGCGGGAGCCTCGACCGGCGGGTTCACCGACGTGCTGCTGCGCGCGGGCGTCGCCCACGTCGTGGCCGTCGACGTCGGCTACGGGCAGCTCGCCTGGTCGCTGCAGAGCGATGACCGGGTCACCGTGAAGGACCGTACGAACGTCCGCGAGCTGACGGTCGAGCAGATCGACGGCATCGCGGCCGACCTCGTCGTCGGCGACCTGTCCTTCATCTCGATCGGCCTGGTGCTGCCGGCACTGGTGCGGTGCACGGCGCCGGACGCGGACCTGGTGCTGATGGTCAAGCCGCAGTTCGAGGTCGGCAAGGACCGGCTGGGGAGCGGCGGCGTGGTGCGCAGCCCGGAGCTGCGGGCGGAGGCGGTGCGCGAGGTCGCGGCGCAGGCGGCGAAGCTGGGTCTAGGCGTTCTCGGTGTGACCGCGAGTCCGCTGCCGGGGCCGTCGGGAAACGTCGAGTACTTTCTGTGGCTGCGGGCGGGGGCACCGGCACTCGACCCGGCGGATGTTGACCGTGCAGTGGCGGAGGGGCCGCAGTGA
- the recN gene encoding DNA repair protein RecN has translation MAPLKPRYRRPVLEEMRIRSLGVIDDAVVELSPGFTAVTGETGAGKTMVVTSLGLLLGGRADPALVRIGAKAAVVEGRIVMRPDAPAAVRAEEAGAELDDGALLISRTVSAEGRSRAHVGGRSVPVGLLGELADDLVAVHGQTDQQGLLRPARQRQALDRYAGDAVAVPLEKYGSAYRRLRAVAVELDEITTRARERAQEADLLRFGLDEIAAVEPVAGEDTELAAEAERLGHAESLASAAQVAHAALAGHPEDPEGIDANTLVAGAHRALESVRSHDPVLGALAERIGELGILLSDVAGELAGYADDLDADPLRLAAVEERRAALTQLTRKYGTESTVDAVLQWAERSAARLLELDGDDERITELTAERDGLRSELSALAQALTDARVEAATRFASAVTQELASLAMPHARVTIDIRQTEDPDGVDVDGRAVAYGPSGADEVELLLAPHPGAQPRPIAKGASGGELSRVMLAVEVVFAGSDPVPTYLFDEVDAGVGGKAAVEVGRRLAKLAKSAQVVVVTHLPQVAAFADRQLLVEKTNDGSVTRSGVTVLEGEDRIRELSRMLAGHEDSASARAHAEELLAAAHADAST, from the coding sequence ATGGCACCGCTGAAACCTCGGTATCGTCGTCCCGTGCTTGAGGAGATGCGGATACGGTCGCTCGGGGTCATCGACGACGCGGTGGTCGAGCTGTCGCCCGGTTTCACCGCGGTGACCGGCGAGACCGGCGCGGGTAAGACGATGGTCGTCACCAGCCTCGGGCTGCTGCTCGGCGGGCGCGCCGACCCGGCCCTGGTACGGATCGGGGCCAAGGCCGCGGTCGTCGAGGGCCGCATCGTCATGCGCCCCGACGCCCCCGCGGCCGTACGCGCCGAGGAGGCGGGAGCCGAGCTCGACGACGGCGCCCTGCTGATCAGCCGGACCGTGTCCGCCGAGGGCCGCTCGCGTGCCCACGTCGGCGGCCGCTCCGTGCCCGTCGGCCTGCTCGGCGAGCTCGCGGACGACCTGGTCGCCGTACACGGGCAGACCGACCAGCAGGGACTGCTGCGGCCCGCCCGGCAGCGCCAGGCCCTCGACCGGTACGCCGGCGACGCCGTGGCCGTCCCGCTGGAGAAGTACGGCTCGGCCTACCGCAGGCTCCGCGCGGTCGCCGTCGAGCTGGACGAGATCACCACCCGGGCCCGGGAACGGGCCCAGGAGGCCGACCTGCTGCGCTTCGGGCTGGACGAGATCGCGGCCGTGGAACCGGTGGCCGGCGAGGACACCGAGCTGGCGGCGGAGGCGGAGCGGCTCGGACACGCCGAGTCGCTGGCCTCGGCGGCCCAGGTGGCACACGCCGCGCTCGCCGGCCATCCCGAGGACCCGGAGGGCATCGACGCCAACACCCTCGTCGCGGGCGCCCACCGGGCCCTGGAGTCCGTACGCTCGCACGACCCGGTGCTCGGCGCGCTCGCCGAGCGGATCGGCGAGCTGGGCATCCTGCTGAGTGACGTGGCCGGGGAGCTCGCAGGTTACGCCGACGACCTCGACGCCGACCCGCTGCGGCTGGCGGCGGTGGAGGAACGCCGGGCGGCCCTGACCCAGCTGACGCGCAAGTACGGCACCGAAAGCACCGTGGACGCGGTGCTGCAGTGGGCCGAGCGGAGCGCGGCGCGGCTGCTGGAACTGGACGGTGACGACGAGCGGATCACCGAGCTGACCGCCGAGCGGGACGGACTGCGCTCCGAGCTCTCGGCGCTGGCCCAGGCCCTGACGGACGCGCGGGTGGAGGCGGCGACCCGGTTCGCCTCGGCCGTGACGCAGGAGCTGGCCTCGCTGGCGATGCCGCACGCACGGGTGACCATCGACATCCGGCAGACCGAGGACCCCGACGGGGTGGATGTGGACGGCCGCGCGGTCGCCTACGGCCCCTCGGGCGCGGACGAGGTCGAACTGCTGCTCGCCCCGCACCCCGGAGCCCAGCCGCGGCCGATCGCCAAGGGCGCCTCGGGCGGTGAGCTGTCCCGGGTGATGCTGGCCGTGGAGGTCGTCTTCGCGGGCTCCGACCCGGTGCCCACGTACCTCTTCGACGAGGTCGACGCGGGCGTCGGCGGCAAGGCGGCCGTGGAAGTGGGCCGGCGGCTCGCCAAACTCGCCAAGTCGGCGCAGGTCGTCGTCGTCACGCACCTGCCGCAGGTGGCCGCCTTCGCGGACCGGCAGCTGCTCGTCGAGAAGACCAACGACGGCTCCGTGACGCGCAGCGGGGTCACCGTCCTGGAGGGCGAGGACCGCATCCGCGAACTGTCGCGCATGCTGGCGGGTCACGAGGACTCGGCCTCGGCGCGGGCGCACGCAGAGGAACTCCTCGCGGCGGCGCACGCGGACGCGTCGACGTGA
- a CDS encoding NAD kinase, with translation MGRTVFLLAHTGRPAAIRSAELVVKGLLRCGLGVRVFAHEAADLPLPPEVELVTESTPGVLDGCELLIVLGGDGTLLRGAEFARASGVPMLGVNLGRVGFLAEAERDDLDKVVDRVVTREYEVEERMTLDVIVRTNGDVVHQDWALNEAAVQKVSPERMLEVVLEIDGRPVSGFGCDGIVCATPTGSTAYAFSAGGPVVWPEVEALLMVPISAHALFAKPLVTSPDSVLAVEVQTGTPHGVLWCDGRRMLELPAGARVEVRRGAVPVRLARLHHASFTDRLVAKFALPVSGWRGAPH, from the coding sequence GTGGGGCGGACCGTGTTCCTCCTCGCGCACACCGGGCGGCCGGCGGCCATCCGCAGTGCCGAGCTGGTCGTGAAGGGCCTGCTGCGGTGCGGGCTGGGCGTACGGGTCTTCGCGCACGAGGCCGCCGACCTGCCGCTGCCGCCCGAGGTGGAGCTCGTCACCGAGTCCACCCCGGGGGTGCTCGACGGCTGTGAGCTGCTGATCGTGCTGGGCGGGGACGGGACCCTGCTGCGCGGAGCGGAGTTCGCGCGTGCCTCGGGTGTGCCGATGCTGGGCGTCAACCTCGGGCGGGTGGGGTTCCTCGCCGAGGCCGAGCGCGACGACCTGGACAAGGTCGTGGACCGGGTGGTGACGCGCGAGTACGAGGTCGAGGAGCGGATGACCCTCGATGTGATCGTGCGCACGAACGGCGACGTGGTCCACCAGGACTGGGCGCTGAACGAGGCCGCGGTCCAGAAGGTGTCCCCGGAGCGGATGCTGGAGGTGGTCCTGGAGATCGACGGGCGCCCGGTGTCCGGCTTCGGCTGTGACGGGATCGTCTGCGCGACCCCGACGGGCTCGACGGCGTACGCCTTCTCCGCGGGCGGGCCGGTGGTCTGGCCGGAGGTGGAGGCGCTGCTGATGGTGCCGATCAGCGCGCACGCGCTGTTCGCGAAGCCGCTGGTGACCTCGCCGGACTCGGTGCTGGCGGTGGAGGTGCAGACCGGGACCCCGCACGGGGTGCTGTGGTGCGACGGCCGGCGGATGCTGGAGCTGCCCGCCGGGGCCCGGGTGGAGGTCCGGCGCGGGGCGGTGCCCGTGCGGCTCGCCCGGCTGCACCACGCGTCCTTCACGGACCGGCTCGTCGCGAAGTTCGCGCTGCCGGTGTCCGGATGGCGCGGGGCGCCGCACTGA
- a CDS encoding FecCD family ABC transporter permease, translating into MTVTAKARRLNLPGGISLRVERRALAVGALLAVVALALAVLLIGTGDFPIAPWDVVQTLLGNGTPANDFIVNDLRLPRVLVALLVGAALGMSGAVFQSVSRNPLGSPDLLGFGYGSAVGALVVIILFKGDATEVAVGALVGGVLAGLAVYLLAYKRGIQGYRLVLVGIGASAMLIAVIQCLITKAQMVEATRAMVWLTGSLAGRDWAQVWPLLALCAVVFPLVLGQGRALRMMEMGDDAAYALGVRVERTRLLLMLAAIVLTTAASAAAGPISFVALAAPQLARRLTRSPGGSLLTAALMGSVLLLVSDWASQRAFGADQLPVGVVTGLVGGVYLLWLLVTERKAGRI; encoded by the coding sequence GTGACCGTGACCGCCAAAGCCCGTCGGCTGAACCTTCCCGGCGGGATCTCGCTGCGGGTCGAGCGGCGCGCCCTGGCCGTCGGGGCGCTGCTCGCCGTCGTGGCGCTCGCGCTGGCCGTCCTGCTCATCGGCACCGGGGACTTCCCGATCGCGCCGTGGGACGTCGTACAGACCCTGCTGGGCAACGGCACCCCCGCCAATGACTTCATCGTCAACGACCTGCGGCTGCCGCGGGTGCTGGTCGCCCTGCTGGTCGGTGCGGCCCTCGGGATGTCCGGGGCCGTCTTCCAGTCCGTCTCCCGCAATCCGCTGGGCTCCCCGGACCTGCTCGGCTTCGGCTACGGCTCGGCGGTGGGCGCGCTCGTCGTCATCATCCTGTTCAAGGGCGACGCCACCGAGGTGGCCGTCGGCGCACTGGTCGGCGGCGTGCTGGCCGGCCTCGCTGTCTACCTGCTGGCGTACAAGCGGGGGATCCAGGGCTACCGGCTGGTGCTGGTCGGCATCGGCGCCTCCGCCATGCTCATCGCGGTGATCCAGTGCCTGATCACGAAGGCCCAGATGGTCGAGGCCACCCGCGCGATGGTCTGGCTGACCGGTTCGCTGGCGGGCCGGGACTGGGCGCAGGTGTGGCCGCTGCTCGCGCTGTGCGCGGTGGTCTTCCCGTTGGTCCTCGGGCAGGGCCGGGCCCTGCGGATGATGGAGATGGGTGACGACGCCGCGTACGCCCTCGGGGTGCGGGTGGAGCGCACGCGGCTGCTGCTGATGCTCGCGGCCATCGTGCTCACCACCGCGGCGAGCGCCGCGGCGGGGCCGATCAGCTTCGTCGCGCTGGCCGCTCCGCAGCTGGCCCGGCGGCTGACGCGCTCGCCCGGGGGGAGCCTGCTGACGGCCGCCCTCATGGGCTCGGTGCTGCTGCTGGTGTCCGACTGGGCCTCGCAGCGGGCCTTCGGTGCCGACCAGCTGCCGGTGGGTGTGGTGACCGGGCTCGTCGGCGGTGTCTATCTGCTCTGGCTGCTCGTCACCGAGCGCAAGGCAGGACGTATATGA
- a CDS encoding glycosyltransferase family 4 protein, translated as MSSSPVSASVPAQPYGRPPLRTVQVLGGGAGAGSSAHVRSLTTGLAARGVRVTVCASVEAEGEYDFTGAGAQFAPDAASALRAACAGADVVHAHGVRAGMRAALALRGRRVPLVVSWHGDGPAAAGALGRLSRILERRVARAAAVVLGASSGQVDLARLRGARDARLAPVAVPAAGPGDDPGKVQAEIGAVERPLLIAVGSLVPHRGYSVLLDAAREWRTLEPLPLLVIAGEGPLRAELSRRIEAERLPVRLLGRRRDAAQLLAAADVAVLPSRWEERALLAQEALRVGVPLVATAVGVVPELVGEGAVLVPDGDAGALAEAVRGLLADPERRAELAAAGRAQAATWPSEDDTVAQVLSVYDELMERRR; from the coding sequence GTGAGCAGCTCCCCGGTCTCCGCGTCCGTCCCGGCACAGCCGTACGGGCGGCCGCCCCTGCGTACCGTCCAAGTGCTCGGCGGCGGTGCGGGGGCGGGCAGCAGCGCGCACGTGCGGTCGCTCACGACCGGGCTCGCCGCCCGCGGCGTACGGGTCACGGTGTGCGCGTCCGTCGAGGCGGAGGGGGAGTACGACTTCACGGGCGCGGGCGCGCAGTTCGCGCCCGACGCGGCGAGCGCGCTGCGGGCCGCCTGCGCCGGAGCCGACGTCGTGCACGCGCACGGGGTACGGGCGGGCATGCGGGCCGCCCTGGCCCTGCGGGGGCGCCGGGTACCGCTGGTGGTGAGCTGGCACGGCGACGGCCCGGCCGCCGCCGGTGCGCTCGGGCGGCTGAGCCGGATCCTGGAACGGCGCGTGGCGCGGGCCGCGGCGGTGGTGCTCGGGGCCTCCTCGGGCCAGGTGGACCTCGCGCGGCTGCGCGGCGCCCGGGACGCGCGGCTGGCGCCGGTGGCCGTACCGGCGGCCGGGCCGGGAGACGACCCCGGCAAGGTACAGGCCGAAATCGGGGCGGTGGAACGGCCGTTGCTGATCGCGGTCGGGAGCCTGGTGCCGCACCGCGGGTACTCCGTACTGCTCGACGCGGCGCGGGAGTGGCGGACGCTGGAGCCCCTGCCGTTGCTGGTGATCGCGGGAGAGGGGCCGCTGCGGGCCGAGCTGTCCCGGCGGATCGAGGCCGAGCGGCTCCCGGTACGGCTGCTGGGGCGGCGCCGGGACGCGGCGCAGCTGCTGGCGGCGGCGGACGTGGCGGTGCTGCCGAGCCGGTGGGAGGAGCGGGCCCTGCTGGCGCAGGAGGCGCTGCGGGTGGGGGTCCCGCTGGTCGCCACGGCGGTGGGGGTCGTGCCGGAGCTGGTGGGGGAGGGCGCGGTGCTGGTTCCCGACGGGGACGCCGGGGCGCTGGCGGAGGCCGTGCGCGGGCTGCTGGCGGACCCGGAGCGGCGGGCGGAGCTGGCCGCCGCCGGCCGGGCCCAGGCCGCGACGTGGCCGTCGGAGGACGACACGGTGGCGCAGGTGCTGTCCGTCTACGACGAGCTGATGGAGCGCCGCCGATAG
- a CDS encoding SCP2 sterol-binding domain-containing protein, whose translation MATIEECREALDQLSGNLARAEGGVRGAAALDRSLSCHITDLDRTFTGRLEDGRIRVDALVAGPPAEKAEIRLAMTGDDLVALVAGDLKFAKAWASGRVRLEAGFRDLLRLKSLL comes from the coding sequence ATGGCTACGATCGAAGAGTGCCGCGAAGCACTCGACCAACTCTCCGGCAACCTGGCGCGGGCCGAAGGCGGCGTGCGCGGCGCGGCCGCGCTCGACCGCTCCCTGAGCTGCCACATCACCGACCTGGACCGGACGTTCACCGGCCGCCTGGAAGACGGCAGGATCCGGGTGGACGCCCTCGTCGCCGGCCCGCCCGCCGAGAAGGCCGAGATCCGGCTCGCGATGACCGGCGACGACCTGGTCGCCCTGGTGGCGGGCGACCTGAAGTTCGCGAAGGCCTGGGCCTCGGGCCGCGTCAGACTGGAGGCCGGCTTCCGCGACCTCCTCCGCCTGAAGAGCCTGCTCTAG
- a CDS encoding ABC transporter ATP-binding protein, with amino-acid sequence MQRLTAQNVTLGYDQRVIAENLSVEIPDNSFTVIVGPNACGKSTLLRALSRMLKPSTGRVLLDGHAIGSMPAKKVAKTLGLLPQSSIAPDGITVADLVSRGRYPHQGLLRQWSAEDERIVGESMASTGVAELADRAVDELSGGQRQRVWIAMALAQQTPLLLLDEPTTYLDIQHQIDVLDLCAELHEEQGRTLVAVLHDLNHAARYATHLIAMRAGKVVAEGPPEAVVTAELVEEVFGLRCQVISDPETGTPLVIPAARRSRTGARAAAV; translated from the coding sequence GTGCAGCGGCTCACCGCGCAGAACGTGACCCTCGGCTACGACCAGCGGGTCATCGCCGAGAACCTGTCGGTGGAGATCCCCGACAACTCCTTCACCGTGATCGTCGGCCCCAACGCCTGCGGCAAGTCCACGCTGCTGCGTGCCCTGTCGCGGATGCTGAAGCCGTCCACCGGGCGGGTGCTGCTGGACGGGCACGCCATCGGGTCGATGCCGGCGAAGAAGGTCGCCAAGACCCTGGGTCTGCTCCCGCAGTCCTCGATCGCGCCGGACGGCATCACGGTGGCCGACCTGGTCTCGCGCGGCCGGTACCCGCACCAGGGGCTGCTGCGGCAGTGGTCCGCGGAGGACGAGCGGATCGTCGGGGAGTCGATGGCCTCGACCGGGGTCGCGGAACTCGCCGACCGGGCGGTGGACGAGCTGTCGGGCGGGCAGCGGCAGCGCGTGTGGATCGCGATGGCGCTGGCGCAGCAGACCCCGCTGCTGCTGCTCGACGAGCCGACGACCTATCTGGACATCCAGCACCAGATCGACGTGCTGGACCTGTGCGCAGAGCTCCACGAGGAGCAGGGGCGGACGCTGGTCGCGGTGCTGCACGACCTGAACCACGCGGCCCGGTACGCGACACATCTGATCGCGATGCGGGCCGGGAAGGTCGTCGCGGAAGGGCCGCCGGAGGCGGTGGTCACCGCGGAGCTGGTGGAGGAGGTGTTCGGGCTGCGGTGTCAGGTGATCTCCGACCCGGAGACGGGGACGCCGCTGGTGATTCCGGCGGCGCGCAGGTCCCGTACCGGGGCTCGGGCCGCCGCCGTGTAG
- a CDS encoding HAD-IIA family hydrolase, translating into MTRQTRTSPAASEQSLHQAYDTALLDLDGVVYAGGHAIAHAVDSLAAARADGMHLAYVTNNALRTPDAVAEHLGELGIPTEAAEVITSAQAVARLIAEQVEPASKVLVIGGEGLRVALRERGLVPVDSADEEGLAAVVQGYGGPDLAWGRFAEASYAINRGVPWYASNTDLTIPGARGIAPGNGAAVEVVRIATGAEPQVAGKPLPPMHRETVLRTGAERPLVVGDRLDTDIEGAFNGEVDSLLVLTGVTDAKQLVRAEPRHRPTYVDRDLRGLLTGQPEVEPADGGFSCGGWTAVALNAGVLELRGEGGDPIDGLRALCAAAWTAAGDGVCTLDAEKALARLGL; encoded by the coding sequence ATGACCCGGCAGACCAGGACCAGTCCCGCGGCCAGTGAGCAGAGTCTGCACCAGGCGTACGACACCGCCCTGCTGGATCTCGACGGTGTCGTGTACGCGGGCGGGCACGCCATCGCGCACGCCGTGGACTCGCTCGCCGCGGCCCGCGCCGACGGGATGCACCTCGCGTACGTCACGAACAACGCGCTGCGGACCCCGGACGCCGTCGCGGAGCACCTGGGCGAGCTGGGCATTCCGACCGAGGCGGCCGAGGTGATCACCTCGGCGCAGGCGGTGGCCCGGCTGATCGCGGAGCAGGTGGAGCCTGCTTCGAAGGTGCTGGTGATCGGCGGGGAAGGGCTGCGGGTCGCGTTGCGCGAGCGCGGGCTGGTGCCGGTGGACTCGGCCGACGAGGAGGGGCTCGCGGCCGTCGTGCAGGGCTACGGGGGTCCGGACCTGGCGTGGGGGCGGTTCGCGGAGGCCTCGTACGCGATCAACCGCGGGGTGCCGTGGTACGCCTCCAACACCGACCTGACGATCCCGGGGGCGCGCGGGATCGCGCCGGGCAACGGGGCCGCGGTGGAGGTCGTACGGATCGCGACGGGCGCGGAACCGCAGGTGGCGGGCAAGCCGTTGCCCCCGATGCACCGGGAGACGGTGCTGCGGACCGGGGCGGAGCGCCCGCTGGTGGTGGGGGACCGGCTGGACACCGACATCGAGGGCGCCTTCAACGGAGAGGTCGACTCGCTGCTCGTGCTGACCGGGGTGACGGACGCGAAGCAGCTGGTGCGGGCCGAGCCCAGGCACCGGCCGACGTACGTGGACCGGGACCTGCGGGGGCTGTTGACCGGCCAGCCCGAGGTGGAGCCGGCCGACGGCGGATTCAGCTGCGGCGGATGGACCGCGGTCGCGCTGAACGCCGGCGTGCTGGAGCTGCGCGGGGAGGGCGGTGACCCGATCGACGGGCTGCGGGCGCTGTGCGCGGCGGCCTGGACGGCGGCCGGGGACGGGGTCTGCACGCTCGACGCGGAGAAGGCGCTGGCCAGGCTCGGCTTGTAA
- a CDS encoding FecCD family ABC transporter permease has protein sequence MLVESPPEQSAAPVAAVRPRHGVRAAGLLGALAVLALIAVLSIAVGAKQMPLDEVWHGLFEYSGTPSDVVVRDLRVPRTLLGLLVGLGLGLSGAVMQALTRNPLAEPGILGVNAGAAAAVVSAISFFGASSLSEFVWWAFLGAAVVSVVVYVLGGSRSATPVRLALAGTAASAALVGYINAVQLMDSKALDKLRFWTVGSLASANMDTVRQVAPFLLAGAVLALLLGRPLNAMAMGDDTARALGANLTRTRIAAMVAITLLCGAATAACGPIVFIGLMIPHLVRAFTGPDVRWVLAYSAVLSPVLLLGADVVGRVVTRPAELQVGIVTALIGGPVFIYLVRRKRMAQL, from the coding sequence GTGTTGGTCGAGAGTCCCCCCGAACAGAGCGCGGCGCCGGTCGCCGCCGTCCGTCCGCGCCACGGCGTGCGCGCCGCCGGCTTGCTGGGCGCCCTGGCGGTGCTGGCGCTGATCGCCGTGCTGAGCATCGCCGTGGGCGCCAAGCAGATGCCCCTCGACGAGGTCTGGCACGGCCTGTTCGAGTACTCGGGGACGCCCTCCGACGTGGTGGTACGGGACCTGCGGGTGCCGCGCACGCTCCTCGGGCTGCTGGTCGGGCTCGGCCTCGGCCTGTCCGGTGCGGTCATGCAGGCGCTGACCCGCAACCCGCTGGCCGAGCCCGGCATCCTCGGCGTCAACGCCGGGGCCGCGGCCGCCGTCGTCTCCGCGATCAGCTTCTTCGGCGCGAGCTCCCTGAGCGAGTTCGTGTGGTGGGCCTTCCTCGGCGCCGCCGTCGTCTCGGTCGTCGTCTACGTCCTCGGCGGCAGCCGCAGCGCCACGCCGGTACGCCTCGCGCTCGCGGGCACCGCGGCCAGCGCGGCCCTGGTCGGCTACATCAACGCCGTACAGCTGATGGACAGCAAGGCGCTGGACAAGCTGCGCTTCTGGACGGTGGGTTCGCTGGCGTCGGCGAACATGGACACCGTCCGGCAGGTCGCCCCCTTCCTGCTGGCCGGCGCGGTGCTCGCGCTGCTGCTGGGCCGTCCGCTGAACGCGATGGCCATGGGCGACGACACCGCGCGGGCGCTCGGCGCCAACCTGACGCGGACCCGGATCGCCGCGATGGTCGCCATCACCCTGCTGTGCGGTGCGGCGACCGCCGCCTGCGGGCCCATCGTCTTCATCGGGCTGATGATCCCGCACCTCGTACGGGCGTTCACCGGGCCGGACGTGCGCTGGGTGCTCGCGTACTCCGCCGTCCTGTCGCCGGTACTGCTGCTCGGCGCCGACGTCGTCGGGCGGGTCGTGACCCGGCCCGCCGAGCTCCAGGTCGGCATCGTCACCGCGCTCATCGGCGGCCCCGTCTTCATCTACCTCGTTCGGCGCAAGAGGATGGCCCAGCTGTGA
- a CDS encoding DUF1015 domain-containing protein codes for MTTSGTADHGLRLIPFHGLRYVPERVGSLAAVTSPPYDVVVRPDGVDHLESADPHNIVRLILPQAGTAAARNEQAARTLHDWLAEGILSADPEPSLYVYEQHRPGLLQRGIIGALALSTADAGIVLPHEDVMPDVVTDRAGLMRATSANLEPLLLTYRGDDPGAGAAAVVERTAQRAPLLSTTTEDGFQHRLWAITDPAELATVTADLSHRQALIADGHHRWATYLRLQEEHGSPTEWDFGLVLLVDTARYPLQVRAIHRMLRRLPVADALAALEGRFRVREVEGPLPLALEVLADAAERGNAFLLTGDGTFHLVTDPDLALLESTVRRDRPEAWRRLDATVLHATLLDALWHVPDAPDQITYIHDAAATVEMAERHGGTAVLLHPVREEVVRDLARQGVTMPRKSTSFGPKPATGLVLRGLG; via the coding sequence ATGACCACATCTGGCACCGCGGACCACGGACTGCGCCTGATCCCGTTCCATGGCCTGCGCTATGTCCCGGAGCGTGTCGGCAGCCTCGCCGCCGTCACCTCGCCGCCGTACGACGTGGTCGTCCGCCCGGACGGAGTCGACCACCTCGAATCCGCCGACCCGCACAACATCGTCCGCCTGATCCTTCCGCAGGCCGGCACCGCCGCCGCGCGCAACGAGCAGGCGGCGCGCACCCTGCACGACTGGCTGGCCGAGGGCATCCTCAGCGCCGACCCGGAGCCCTCGCTCTACGTGTACGAGCAGCACCGGCCGGGCCTGCTCCAGCGCGGCATCATCGGCGCGCTGGCCCTGTCCACCGCCGACGCCGGCATCGTCCTGCCCCACGAGGACGTCATGCCGGACGTGGTCACCGACCGGGCCGGTCTGATGCGGGCCACCTCCGCCAATCTCGAACCCCTCCTCCTCACCTACCGCGGCGACGACCCCGGCGCGGGCGCGGCGGCCGTCGTCGAGCGGACGGCCCAGCGCGCGCCCCTCCTGTCGACGACCACCGAGGACGGCTTCCAGCACCGCCTCTGGGCCATCACGGACCCGGCCGAACTCGCGACTGTGACGGCTGATCTCAGCCATCGCCAGGCCCTCATCGCCGACGGCCACCACCGCTGGGCGACGTACCTGCGCCTCCAGGAGGAGCACGGCTCCCCCACGGAGTGGGACTTCGGCCTGGTCCTCCTCGTGGACACCGCCCGCTACCCGCTCCAGGTCCGCGCCATCCACCGGATGCTGCGCCGCCTCCCGGTGGCGGACGCGCTCGCCGCCCTGGAGGGCCGGTTCCGGGTCCGCGAGGTCGAGGGGCCGCTCCCGCTGGCTCTGGAGGTCCTCGCGGACGCCGCGGAACGGGGCAACGCCTTCCTCCTCACCGGCGACGGCACCTTCCACCTGGTCACCGACCCGGATCTGGCGCTCCTGGAGAGCACGGTCCGCCGCGACCGCCCCGAGGCCTGGCGCCGGCTGGACGCCACGGTCCTGCACGCCACCCTGCTCGACGCCCTGTGGCACGTCCCGGACGCCCCCGACCAGATCACGTACATCCACGACGCCGCCGCCACCGTGGAGATGGCCGAGCGCCACGGGGGCACCGCGGTCCTGCTGCATCCTGTACGGGAGGAAGTCGTACGGGACCTGGCCCGCCAGGGCGTCACGATGCCCCGCAAGTCCACGTCCTTCGGCCCGAAGCCGGCCACCGGCCTGGTGCTGCGCGGCCTGGGCTGA